The genomic segment CCAAGAAGGGCGGCAAACTATCAACTTATGCCGCGTGGTGGATCAAGCAATCGATCAAGCGTGCCCTGGCAAACCAATCGAAGACCATTCGCTTGCCGGTGCATCTGGTTGATAAGATCAGCAAGATGAAGCGGGCCGGGCACAAACTGAGCGAAAGGCTGGGGCGCGAGCCAACCGACCAGGAATTGGCCGACGTGCTTGGCATCCCGCGCGCGAAGGTCGCGCAATTGCGCACCATCAGTATCCGCCCCGCCAGCCTCGATGCGCCGATTGGCGAGGATGACGCGACGGAGTTCAGTGAGATCGTCGGCGATGAGAACGCGTTGACCCCATTTGAACTGCTGCGCGACAAGACGCTGCGGCAGGAGGTGCGGGACATCCTGGAGGAACTTGAGCCGCGTGAGGCCGAAATACTGAACCTGCGTTTCGGGCTCGACGGCAACAAGCCGAAGACGCTCGAGGACGTGGGCCGGAAATTCAAGGTTACGCGCGAACGTGTGCGCCAGATCCAGAACATTGCATTGACCAAGCTCCGTCGGGTGATGGAAAAACAGGACCGGCCAAAGGCCATCTCGCGGAATTAGTCCGCACTTCATCACATTCAGGCTTCCCTTCCGTAGCCCAATCCAGTAAAAACATGTTTGCGAACCATTGAGGCAGCCACCACCATGTATGACGAATTGAAAGCTGCTGTCCGTGATGTACCCGACTTTCCGATCAAGGGAATCCTGTTCAAGGACATCACGCCCATTCTGCATGACGGGCGGCTGTTTCGCATCGCCGTCGACTCGTTTGCGGACCGCCAGAAGGGTAAAAAGATTGACGCGGTAGTTGGTATCGATGCTCGGGGGTTCATCTTCGCGGGCGCGGTCGCCTACAAGCTGGGGGTGGGGTTTGTGCCCGTCCGCAAGAAGGGCAAGCTTCCCTATAAGACGGTCGTCACCAGCTACACGCTCGAATACGGCAGCGAGACCAGCGAGATGCACGTCGATTCCCTCAAGAAGGGCGACAATGTCATTATTGTCGACGACCTTCTCGCCACGGGAGGTACCGCGATGGCGGCCGCGACGTTGGTCAAGCAACTCGGCGCCAACATCGTTGAGATCGATTTCCTGATTGAATTGTCCTTCCTCAAAGGCCGCGAACGCCTCAAAGACTACCCCCTCTTCGCCGCAATTGTGTATTGAGCGGCGCGGTTAACTGACTATGGCCGACTTCAGCCAGCGGGTGTCGGTGACGTGGAGTTCTCGGACAAGCGCAAGCGGATCGCGCCAGGGTTTTATCTCGGGTTCACCGAACACCGTGTCAATTTCCGCCACGATATGCTCCTGAGCGGATTGGGCAAGGTCGAGACAGTCAGCCAGTGATTCGTCGGCAAGCTTCAGGGAGAAACGCGCGTTGGGGATGTCCGTCGGACGGCCGCCCAGGCCCCGGATAATGTTGGCGAGGCTGACGCAATTGATGCTGCAATCCTTGCGCACGCGCTTGATGACTTCGAGTTGGCCGGGATCATCGCAAAGCGACTCGGCACGGCGCAGGGTGCGGACGCAGGCCCACTCGCTGGCCATCATCTCGTTCAGTTTGGCGACTAGCTCAGCCATGTTGTTGGCGATATAGGTCCAACCAGTAAAACCCGCCAATCACGATCCCGTGGGTAATTTCACCGGTTTCAATCATCTGCGGGATGTCGGCCAAAGGGACTAACTTCACCGCGATATCTTCAGCAAGATCGAGTTTCGGGTCAGAGACCCTGTGGCAGTCTTTGGCGAGAATGTAATACTGCCGATTGTTCTGGATTGCCGGGTTGGGATGAACCGTGCCCAAGCGGACGATACTGCCCATGTCATACCCGGTTTCTTCCAACAACTCGCGTCGGGCGCACTGCTCCGGTGTTTCACCGTCGTCCATCAGGCCACCCGGCGTTTCGAGGTGAACCGAACGAGTGCCATGACGCCACTGCTTGACCATGACGACCTGCTCGTCCGGAGTGAGTGGGATGACATTGACCCAATTCGGCTGCTCGAGGACAAACATCTCATGCGGCTGACCCGTGCGCGGGTTTACGGCCAGATCTTTGCGCACCTTAAAAATGCGGCAGTCTGCCAGAGTCTCGGAGGACTGGATTTGCCAGGGTTGTGGCTGACCGCAGGTCACTTCTTTGTCGCTTTTTCGCTTATCTTATTCAACTGCTCGAGGAACTGAGCGGCCGGTAGATAGCCGCCGATCTCGGATACCTTCTTGCCATCGGCGTCCACAAAGACGATGTGTGGATAACCAGTCGTGCCGAAATCCTTGGACAGTTTCGCGTCCCGCTGGCTCTTTTCGGGATTCACCTTGACCGCGATGAAATCCTTCGTGAGTTTGGCCTCGACATCCTTGTCACTATACGTGTCCTTGTCGAGCTTCTTGCACCATCCACACCAGTCCGTGTATAGATCCACCATTACCAACTTCTTGTCCTTTTTCGCCGTCGCCAGGGCCGCGTCATAGTCGTGTCCCCAGTTCACAGCCGCGATTGCGCCCGCGTTGAGCGCCAGGAAACCCAAAATCGTGGCAGTTATGAATCTTTTCATGTCTTCCTTCCGTTAACGCGCGCTGAGCGCAACTTCCTTCGGTTCAGCCTTTGTCGGCGGTTCAATCCACTTACCGTGCTCTTTGATAAGCGCAATCAGTTCATCCACCGCTTGATCCTCGGGGATGTGTTGTTTGACCTGCGTTTTCCCCACCCAAAGCGAAATTTTACCGGGAGCAGTACCCACGTAACCAAAATCCGCATCGGCCATCTCGCCGGGACCATTGACGATGCAACCCATCACGGCAATCTTCACACCTTTTAGGTGCGCCGTACGAGACTTGATTCCCGCTGTCACGGTCTGCAAGTCGAACAATGTGCGCCCGCAACTCGGACAAGCTACGTAGTCGGTCTTGAACGTCCGCGCACCGGCCCCCTGTAAAATGTTGTACACGAGCTTGACCGACTTGAGCAAATCGTCTTCGCCCGTGACTTCCACCGCGTCGCCAATACCGTCGCACAGCAGCGCGCCAATGTGTGTGCTCGCGCCGATGAGCGCACCCTGCTGCGCATGATGGGCACGTCCGGAACTGACGCGGTCACGTATCAGGATCGGCAGATTCAGTCCGTGGTTGTCCAGTGTGGCAGCCAGAACGCGGTAAGCCGCGATCACGTCCAGTCCTTCCGCGTGGCCGACAGCGAGAATTACCTGTTGGCCACGGAAATATCGGAGGGTGGCAGCAACCTGCTTACAGGCTCTCAAGAAATGTTCGGGTGAATCAGCCACCACGTCGAACTGAACCGTGCGCTCCTGCGATGCGCGTAACAACGGACTCGCTTCCGTACCGACCGTGAAAGGAACATTTACCTTCTCGGCGACGTCAAATATCGGCAAGGTGACGTCGGCATCATCGAGCTTCACCGCGATTGGCGTGTGGATATGCCGTTTGCGCAACTCCGGTTTCAGAGCCGCGATTTTGCCGATGTCCGCCATCGTCTTGACGTGGAATTGAAGGATCTCGGCAAACGTGTCCGGCTCGGCGGTCGTAATGCGCTGGATATCGCCGATCCGCGCGGTCAATGGCACGGGCAGCTCGACGCGTTGCGGATGGTCCTTGCCAAGACGCAAGCGCAAGTCGCCGATGAAATACTCGGGGGTGGGTCGTCGGGTGTACGTAAATGGATCTCGTTTTTCGGTCACTGCCAACGGCGCTCGTCCTGCCGATTTTCCCGCGCGTTGTTGCTCCCACAGTATGTTGTACTTCTTGACCAATTCCCGGCAAACCGGGATTTCGTGTACACTATCTTCGGTGAGTGAAACACGCACCGTGTCCCCGATACCGTCTTCAAGCAACGCGCCGATGCCAATGGCGGACTTGATGCGACCGTCCTCCCCTTCCCCGGCTTCCGTGACACCGAGGTGCAAGGGGTAATTCCAGTCCGGGCCCTCTTCGTTCAACCGTGCGACGAGCAATCGATAGGCTTCGATCATCACCTTCGGGTTGCTGGCCTTCATCGAGAGGATGATCTCGTGATAGTCGCACTTGCGGCAAGTGCGGACGAATTCCAACGCGCTCTCAACCATGCCCAACGGTGTGTCGCCGTAACGGTTCATGATGCGGTCGGAAAGTGAACCGTGGTTCGTGCCAATGCGCATGGCACGGCCTAATTCTTTGCACTTGAGCACGAGCGGCGTAAAAGCCTTCTCCAGACGTTCCAATTCCTCGGCATACTGGTCGTCCGTGTACTCGCGGGTCGCAAATTTCTTCCGGTCGGCATAATTGCCCGGGTTGATGCGGACCTTCTCGCACCAGAGCGCCGCCTCCATCGCAGCGGATGGGACGAAATGAATGTCGGCAACAATGGGGGTGTTGTGCCCGCGCCGGCGAAGCTCAGCAACGATATTCTTGAGGTTCTTCGCGTCGTTGATGCTCGGAGCGGTGATGCGGAGGATTTCACAACCGGCCTCGATGATTGGGAGTGCTTCGTTGACGCAAGCCTCTGTCTTCATCGTGTCGGAAATCAACATGGTCTGGACGCGAATCGGGTTGTCGCCGCCGACACCGATCGGACCGACCTTTACCTCGCGCGTGATGCGCCGCTGCCAGAAAAATGGATTGGTACAGTAGTTCATGGCTGCGAAGCGGGCTTGGCCGCGGGTACGATGACGTCATTGGCTGGCGGCTTGTCGGTGACACGAGACCGGCCGAAGAATCGCTGGACGTCGAAAAAGGTGATATACAGCATAAAACTGATCAGCAACACGGCAAAGGCGGTGGAGACGGTTTGTACGATGCGGGCGTTAAGCGGCTTGCGCATCGCCCCTTCGACAAGGGCAAAGACGATGTGTCCACCGTCGAGGATCGGGAGCGGGAACAAGTTGATGATCGCAAGGTTGATATTCAGCAGCACGGCGATGACCAGTCCCTGACGAACGCCGTTGCTGACGATTCCGTACCACCACGCGGCGAAAATACCAACCGGCCCGCTCACACTGTGCACGCCCACACCGGTTTCCTTGGAGTGGCGTAGCGCCTTGGCCATGTGCCACATCGAGGCGAAAACTTCCTCGAACTGTTCGCCAGGCGTTGGACCAGGACGGATGATTTCCATCTCGTCGCCAAGTTTGACACCCATGCGGGCCGCCTTCTCTTCGGGATCCACACGGGGGACAACAGTCAGCACCACCGTCTTCCCGTCCCGGAACATTTTAACCTCTGTTGGTTCGTCGGCGCGTTTGCCAACCAGCTCCCGCAACTGGTCGGAACTATAGATGGCGACACCGGACACCGAAACGAAACGGTCGCCAGGTAGCATTCCCGCCTTTTCGGCGGCAGAATCCGGCAGAACCTCGCGCGCATAGGGGCGGACACGCG from the Verrucomicrobiia bacterium genome contains:
- a CDS encoding RNA polymerase sigma factor RpoD/SigA, translating into MVIDRDRESENGIKIYLREIGQIALLTPKDEIRLAARIKKGDKQARAQMIKANLRLVVKIAHDYSNFGLPLLDLISEGNIGLMKAVERFDPKKGGKLSTYAAWWIKQSIKRALANQSKTIRLPVHLVDKISKMKRAGHKLSERLGREPTDQELADVLGIPRAKVAQLRTISIRPASLDAPIGEDDATEFSEIVGDENALTPFELLRDKTLRQEVRDILEELEPREAEILNLRFGLDGNKPKTLEDVGRKFKVTRERVRQIQNIALTKLRRVMEKQDRPKAISRN
- a CDS encoding adenine phosphoribosyltransferase, which encodes MYDELKAAVRDVPDFPIKGILFKDITPILHDGRLFRIAVDSFADRQKGKKIDAVVGIDARGFIFAGAVAYKLGVGFVPVRKKGKLPYKTVVTSYTLEYGSETSEMHVDSLKKGDNVIIVDDLLATGGTAMAAATLVKQLGANIVEIDFLIELSFLKGRERLKDYPLFAAIVY
- a CDS encoding DUF6306 domain-containing protein; translation: MAELVAKLNEMMASEWACVRTLRRAESLCDDPGQLEVIKRVRKDCSINCVSLANIIRGLGGRPTDIPNARFSLKLADESLADCLDLAQSAQEHIVAEIDTVFGEPEIKPWRDPLALVRELHVTDTRWLKSAIVS
- a CDS encoding NUDIX hydrolase, with amino-acid sequence MTCGQPQPWQIQSSETLADCRIFKVRKDLAVNPRTGQPHEMFVLEQPNWVNVIPLTPDEQVVMVKQWRHGTRSVHLETPGGLMDDGETPEQCARRELLEETGYDMGSIVRLGTVHPNPAIQNNRQYYILAKDCHRVSDPKLDLAEDIAVKLVPLADIPQMIETGEITHGIVIGGFYWLDLYRQQHG
- a CDS encoding thioredoxin family protein, with the translated sequence MKRFITATILGFLALNAGAIAAVNWGHDYDAALATAKKDKKLVMVDLYTDWCGWCKKLDKDTYSDKDVEAKLTKDFIAVKVNPEKSQRDAKLSKDFGTTGYPHIVFVDADGKKVSEIGGYLPAAQFLEQLNKISEKATKK
- the ispG gene encoding (E)-4-hydroxy-3-methylbut-2-enyl-diphosphate synthase; amino-acid sequence: MNYCTNPFFWQRRITREVKVGPIGVGGDNPIRVQTMLISDTMKTEACVNEALPIIEAGCEILRITAPSINDAKNLKNIVAELRRRGHNTPIVADIHFVPSAAMEAALWCEKVRINPGNYADRKKFATREYTDDQYAEELERLEKAFTPLVLKCKELGRAMRIGTNHGSLSDRIMNRYGDTPLGMVESALEFVRTCRKCDYHEIILSMKASNPKVMIEAYRLLVARLNEEGPDWNYPLHLGVTEAGEGEDGRIKSAIGIGALLEDGIGDTVRVSLTEDSVHEIPVCRELVKKYNILWEQQRAGKSAGRAPLAVTEKRDPFTYTRRPTPEYFIGDLRLRLGKDHPQRVELPVPLTARIGDIQRITTAEPDTFAEILQFHVKTMADIGKIAALKPELRKRHIHTPIAVKLDDADVTLPIFDVAEKVNVPFTVGTEASPLLRASQERTVQFDVVADSPEHFLRACKQVAATLRYFRGQQVILAVGHAEGLDVIAAYRVLAATLDNHGLNLPILIRDRVSSGRAHHAQQGALIGASTHIGALLCDGIGDAVEVTGEDDLLKSVKLVYNILQGAGARTFKTDYVACPSCGRTLFDLQTVTAGIKSRTAHLKGVKIAVMGCIVNGPGEMADADFGYVGTAPGKISLWVGKTQVKQHIPEDQAVDELIALIKEHGKWIEPPTKAEPKEVALSAR
- the rseP gene encoding RIP metalloprotease RseP — its product is MITDWVYPALLVLFFFGFTIFFHELGHFLMARRRGMKIERFSVGFGSKIWGYKKKGVEYQVGWIPFGGYVALPQMSPMEAIEGSDGSSDGGLPRATPTSKILVALAGPAMNVLLAFVLACIIWQAGKPSNPSVIGWVEAGSLEEQKGIQPGDRIVQVNDQKVQSWGQLVEAVAFSLEPDVNVIVERNGKRLEFNLETKLNEEFHVKTLDGLYPRVRPYAREVLPDSAAEKAGMLPGDRFVSVSGVAIYSSDQLRELVGKRADEPTEVKMFRDGKTVVLTVVPRVDPEEKAARMGVKLGDEMEIIRPGPTPGEQFEEVFASMWHMAKALRHSKETGVGVHSVSGPVGIFAAWWYGIVSNGVRQGLVIAVLLNINLAIINLFPLPILDGGHIVFALVEGAMRKPLNARIVQTVSTAFAVLLISFMLYITFFDVQRFFGRSRVTDKPPANDVIVPAAKPASQP